The Geotalea uraniireducens Rf4 genome window below encodes:
- a CDS encoding response regulator has protein sequence MKKILIAEDSNTMRSLLVSTIDSLEKYEIIEAASGFEALRLLPREQVDLIITDINMPDINGLELISYVRNNPNYQDIPLFIISTESSDKDLEKGLALGANEYLVKPFDPLKLQELIGTYLG, from the coding sequence GTGAAAAAGATACTGATAGCCGAAGATTCCAATACCATGCGCTCTCTGCTCGTTTCAACCATTGATTCCCTGGAAAAATATGAAATCATTGAGGCTGCCAGCGGTTTTGAGGCGTTGCGCCTTTTGCCGCGGGAACAGGTGGATCTTATCATAACCGACATAAACATGCCCGACATAAACGGCCTTGAATTGATCAGCTATGTGAGAAACAATCCCAACTATCAGGACATTCCACTCTTTATCATCTCCACTGAAAGCAGTGACAAGGATCTGGAGAAGGGACTGGCGCTCGGAGCCAACGAATACCTGGTAAAACCCTTTGATCCTCTCAAACTTCAGGAACTGATCGGCACATATCTGGGGTAG
- a CDS encoding response regulator: MSLVGNLEDLGLGEILQIVSLSRKSGILALHSRGREARIIFRSGQVIRASSSSYQQNLGEVLIQKGIIDLTTLKQALSIQEDEGFSELLGTILIKRFNVSSEAIEGVVHEQIESVVYSLFAWAEGSFDFELQDTVEAVDHTRMDPMQFMLEQGLNPQFLAMEGSRIIDEKRHRGESLEDAEQSQPAPVQAEESVDFAFDLLQSPESAPEPESVLSEQGERRLVVLVDDDADTRDAFVSLLEGGRYEVCALEKSEEALIKIDTLCRDGRHPTVLVDLIMPRMDGSGILGGLELLELIGNNFAALPVLVLTDYHNSDAERKVKAMGFPIIMKPRKTEIQDPALLRTFKAGLLPELARVESCGGMAVPSDKVNIGDELRLEMGEGLYPPAKPVEQSTGISLLRGMLDELNNPSLGGGIILLVLRFASEFMNRAVVLIVKKDEIAGLGQFGINDSEGLADSKIRSMRIPKGETSLFSEVVETLLPVKAKPDDSKWNRYFIEQLGGEQPAESFVGPIVSEGKVVAVLYGDNLPEMKPIGDTDSLEIFLSQAGLAMEKALLQRRLKDKSREEL, encoded by the coding sequence ATGAGTCTTGTCGGAAATTTGGAAGATCTGGGGCTCGGCGAAATTTTGCAGATAGTAAGCCTGAGCCGGAAGTCGGGGATTCTTGCCTTGCACAGCAGGGGGCGTGAAGCGAGAATCATCTTCCGCAGCGGCCAGGTTATCCGTGCCAGCTCAAGCTCTTATCAGCAAAACCTGGGCGAGGTCTTGATCCAGAAAGGGATTATCGATCTCACTACCCTCAAACAGGCGCTGAGCATTCAGGAAGACGAAGGTTTTTCCGAGCTGCTGGGAACCATCCTGATAAAGCGATTCAATGTCAGTTCCGAGGCCATTGAAGGGGTAGTGCACGAGCAGATCGAATCTGTCGTCTATTCCCTTTTTGCATGGGCAGAAGGCTCTTTCGATTTCGAACTTCAGGATACGGTCGAAGCGGTCGATCATACCAGGATGGACCCGATGCAGTTCATGCTGGAACAGGGACTCAACCCCCAGTTCCTGGCCATGGAAGGCTCCAGGATCATCGATGAAAAACGACACCGCGGCGAATCCCTGGAAGATGCAGAGCAGTCTCAACCGGCACCGGTTCAGGCTGAAGAGAGTGTCGATTTTGCTTTTGACCTGTTGCAATCCCCTGAGTCTGCGCCGGAACCGGAGTCCGTTCTGTCCGAGCAGGGAGAACGGCGGCTGGTGGTGTTGGTCGATGACGACGCCGATACCCGCGACGCGTTTGTTTCTCTCCTTGAAGGCGGGAGATATGAAGTATGCGCCCTTGAGAAGAGTGAAGAGGCCCTGATAAAGATTGACACTCTGTGCCGCGATGGCCGTCATCCGACGGTTCTCGTGGATCTGATCATGCCGAGGATGGACGGCTCGGGAATTCTGGGGGGATTGGAACTTCTTGAACTGATTGGTAATAACTTTGCGGCTCTTCCCGTGCTCGTACTGACTGACTATCACAACAGCGACGCAGAACGGAAGGTAAAGGCGATGGGGTTTCCCATCATTATGAAGCCGCGCAAGACGGAGATCCAGGATCCGGCCTTGCTCCGGACTTTCAAGGCCGGTCTTCTCCCGGAATTGGCCCGGGTTGAATCCTGCGGAGGAATGGCTGTACCGAGCGACAAGGTCAATATCGGCGATGAACTGCGCCTTGAAATGGGGGAAGGGCTTTATCCGCCTGCCAAGCCGGTTGAACAGAGTACCGGTATTTCCCTTCTGCGGGGAATGCTCGACGAACTGAACAATCCGTCTCTCGGCGGTGGAATCATTCTGCTGGTGCTCCGCTTCGCTTCCGAGTTCATGAATCGCGCCGTCGTCCTCATTGTTAAAAAAGACGAAATTGCCGGCCTCGGGCAGTTCGGCATCAACGACAGCGAGGGGCTTGCCGATTCAAAAATCAGATCCATGCGCATCCCCAAGGGAGAGACCTCGCTGTTCAGCGAGGTTGTTGAGACTTTGCTGCCGGTCAAGGCGAAACCCGATGATTCAAAGTGGAATCGATATTTCATCGAGCAGTTGGGCGGCGAGCAACCGGCGGAATCCTTTGTCGGTCCGATAGTCAGCGAAGGCAAGGTGGTTGCGGTATTGTATGGTGACAATCTCCCTGAAATGAAACCGATAGGGGACACCGACTCGCTGGAAATATTCCTTTCGCAAGCGGGTTTGGCGATGGAAAAAGCTCTTTTACAGCGTAGATTAAAGGATAAAAGCCGGGAGGAGTTGTGA
- the der gene encoding ribosome biogenesis GTPase Der produces the protein MRPLIAIVGRPNVGKSTLFNRIVGRRKAMVDDMPGVTRDRNYANVDRFDVPFILIDTGGFEPETNDRLLQQMREQSQLAMAEADVILFVMDGRDGLTPADVEVVEMLRRVDKPIFYLINKIDGDKQETAIGDFYTLGVDTIFTVSAEHNRGVNDLMDEVIKALPKGSAADTDEEVTKIAVIGRPNVGKSTLVNRLLGIERVVANPTPGTTRDSIDTYFTCNRKRYLLIDTAGIRRKGKTTEKIEKYSVVDSLRSIERADVVLIVIDAEEGVTEQDTKIAGYAYEAGRGCIFVVNKWDTLTKDNASMGKFIEKIRMEFKYLPFAPIVFVSAKTGQRLGKIMTEVDAVMEQFARRITTSDLNRVFSTATEEHHAPLYQGRRVKFYFATQVGTKPPSIVIFTNRPDGVHFSYERYIVNRFREAFGFTGTPMRLLFKGRESRKRA, from the coding sequence ATGAGACCTTTGATTGCTATAGTTGGACGGCCAAATGTGGGTAAATCGACCCTGTTCAACCGGATTGTCGGCCGGCGTAAGGCAATGGTTGACGATATGCCTGGGGTGACCCGCGATCGCAACTATGCCAACGTTGACCGTTTTGACGTTCCCTTTATTCTTATTGACACCGGCGGTTTCGAACCGGAAACAAACGACCGGCTGTTGCAGCAGATGCGTGAGCAGTCGCAGCTGGCCATGGCAGAGGCCGATGTCATACTCTTCGTTATGGATGGGAGGGATGGTCTGACCCCGGCTGACGTGGAGGTTGTCGAAATGCTGCGTCGGGTGGATAAGCCGATTTTTTACCTGATCAACAAGATTGACGGCGACAAGCAGGAGACAGCCATTGGCGATTTTTACACGCTTGGCGTGGATACCATTTTCACTGTTTCTGCTGAGCACAACCGTGGCGTGAACGACTTGATGGATGAGGTCATAAAGGCCTTGCCCAAAGGTTCTGCGGCTGATACGGACGAAGAGGTGACTAAAATAGCGGTGATCGGCCGTCCCAACGTGGGGAAATCGACGCTTGTGAATCGCCTGCTCGGTATTGAACGGGTGGTGGCCAACCCAACTCCCGGCACTACCAGGGACTCCATTGACACGTATTTTACCTGTAACCGCAAGCGCTACCTGCTTATCGACACGGCCGGCATCAGACGAAAAGGGAAGACCACCGAGAAAATCGAGAAATACAGCGTGGTGGACTCCCTGCGCAGTATCGAGCGTGCCGATGTGGTGCTTATCGTCATAGACGCGGAAGAAGGTGTTACGGAGCAGGATACGAAGATCGCCGGTTATGCCTATGAAGCCGGCCGCGGCTGTATTTTCGTCGTCAACAAGTGGGATACCCTGACCAAGGATAACGCCTCCATGGGCAAGTTTATCGAGAAAATTCGCATGGAGTTCAAATACCTCCCCTTTGCGCCCATAGTATTTGTTTCGGCGAAGACCGGCCAGCGACTCGGCAAGATCATGACCGAAGTGGATGCGGTAATGGAGCAGTTTGCCCGGCGTATCACCACCTCCGATCTGAACAGGGTATTCAGCACGGCTACCGAGGAGCACCATGCCCCGCTCTACCAGGGACGGCGGGTCAAATTCTATTTCGCCACCCAGGTAGGAACAAAACCCCCCTCGATCGTTATTTTCACCAATCGTCCCGATGGAGTGCATTTTTCCTACGAGCGGTACATTGTCAACAGGTTCAGGGAGGCTTTCGGCTTCACCGGCACACCCATGCGCCTGCTTTTCAAGGGTCGAGAGAGCCGTAAAAGGGCGTAA